GCCTGGTTCGGCTCCTCTTCCGACTATGACGACCAGGCCGCACGCGGACTGGTCGAATGCCCGTTCTGCGGCTCGCATGCGGTGGAGAAGGCGATCATGTCCCCCGCCGTTGGTGGGACGCGCACATCGGCCGACGCGCCTGACGTCGCTCGCAAGATGCAGACGATGATGATGGAGGCCGCGCGCGAGGTCCGCGCCCATGTCGAGGCCAACTTCGACTACGTCGGCGACCGCTTCGCCTGCGAGGCCCGCGACATTCACGAAGGTCGTTCCGAGAAGCGCGATATCTACGGCGAGGCGACGCCTGTCGAGGTCAAAAAGCTGAAGGAAGACGGCGTGCCCGTCTCCGCCCTCCCCGCGCCGCCGCCCGAACCTGAGAAGCTGAATTGACCGACCTGATTTGGCGGCCAATGCGGTTGGCGGATGTCGACGCCGTGGTCGAGATCGCTCGCCTGTCCTTTCCCGACCACCCGGAAGACCGCTTCTGTTTCGAGAACCGCCTAGGGCTCTATCCGGAGGGCGGCTTTGTTCTGGCGGCGGGCGACGGCAAGGCGTGCGGCTACCTGATCGCCTATCCCTGGCGGGCGGACGCCGCACCCCCGCTGAACAGCTGTTTCGAACGCCTGCCGGACGACGCCGCCCTGATCTATCTGCACGACCTCGCCATCCACCCGGAGGCGCGCGGCGGCGGGACGACGGCGGCGATCATCGAACGCCTGGCGGATCAGGCCCGTGCGGACGCCTGGCCTGCGCTGGCCCTGGTCGCCGTTAACGCCGCCGCCCCTTTCTGGATGCGTCACGGCTTCGAGCCGCGCGATCCGCCGGGCATGGCCGAGAAGCTGGCGACCTACGGTCCGGACGCCCGCTACATGGTTCGCCTGCTCTAAACCGCTAGTCGCGCAGCGCGACCATCATATAGTTGACGGCCGCGTCGTCCGTCTCGCTCCAGCGATCCGACAGCGGATCGTAGGCCAGGCCATAGGGGCCATGCACCGACAGCGGCTCGCCCGACAGCATCAGTCGCATCTCGTCCGGCTGAAGGAACTGGCGCCAGTCGTGGGTGCCGGCCGGCACCCAGCGCAGCACATACTCGGCCGCCACCTTGCCCAGCAGCAGCGAGCGCAGCGTGCGGTTCAGCGTCATCACCATCAGCATGCCGCCGGGCTTCACCAGGCGGGCGCAGGTTCGGATGAAAGCCTCCGGATCGGCGACGTGCTCGATCACCTCCATGGCCAGCACCACATCGAAGGGGCCGGCGCCGTCCGCTTCCATCTGCTCCACCGTCGCCGCGCGATAGCGGATGTCGAGACCGACCTGGATCGCATGCGCGCGCGCCGTGCCGATGTTCTCGGACGAGGCGTCTATGGCGGTGACTTCGAAGCCCATCCGCCGCATCGGCTCGGCCAAGAGGCCGCCGCCGCAGCCGATATCGATCAGGCTCAATCCCCCGAAGGGCGAGCGCGCCTTGGGATCACGCCCGAACCGCGTCGCCGCATGATCCCGGATCAGCTTCAGCCGCGCGGGATTGAACCGGTGCAGCGGCGCGAATGGCCCGCGCGCATCCCACCATTCGGCGGCTTGCGCGGAGAAGCGCGCCACATCGGCCGGGTCGATCGAGGCGCCGGAGGCGATCTCCTCGCCGCTTGCAGAAAAACCCTCTTGCGGGCGGGGTAGGCGAGGCGTGGCTGTGCCGTTAGAAGCGCTCATGGACGGGAGGGATGGACCCTCGCGCCCGCTCACGCAAGACAGCCAGCACCAAGGGGCGACACGCGACGATGACGCGGCCGGACAGTTCACCGCAGACGACTTCGCGACTGGTGATGAAGTTCGGCGGCACCTCCATGGGCGACCTGGAGCGCATCCGCAGGGCCGCCCGGATCGTCGCGGCGGAGGCCGCTTCCGGCAAGAAGGTGGCCGTGGTCGTCTCGGCCATGGCCGGCAAGACCAACGAGTTGGTGGCCTGGACCGACGGCGCGGGACCGTCGGCCGTCGATGGCGTCCTGCCGGACGATGAATACGACGTGGTGGTCGCCTCGGGCGAACAGGTCACCTCGGGGCTTCTGGCGCTGACGCTGCGCAACATGGGGCTGAACGCCCGGTCGTGGATGGGGTGGCAGGTGCCGATCCTGACCGACGAGGCGCACGGCCGCGCGCGCATCGTCGACATCCCCGGCGAGGCGCTGGGCGCCGCGCTGGACGGCGGCGAAATCGCGGTGGTGCCGGGCTTCCAGGGCGTGACGCCGGGCGGGCGGATCACCACCCTGGGACGCGGCGGCTCGGACACCTCGGCGGTGGCGGTGGCGGCGGCGCTGGAATGTCCCTGCGACATCTACACTGACGTGGACGGCGTCTACACCACCGACCCCCGCATCGAGAGCCGCGCCCGGCGCCTGAACAAGGTCTCCTACGAGGAGATGCTGGAAATGGCGTCGCTGGGAGCCAAGGTGCTGCAGACCCGCTCGGTCGAACTGGCGATGGCCAAGCAGGTGCCGGTGCGGGTGCTGTCCAGCTTTATCGAACCCGATGCGGACGGCGTCATGCCGGACAAGGGCGGGACCCTGATCTGCGACGAGGAGGAAATCGTGGAAAAGCGCATCGTGTCCGGCGTGACCATGAGCCGCGACGAGGCTCGGATCACCTTGCTGGGCCTGTCCGACCGGGTAGACGCCCCGGCCGATGTCTTCACCCGCCTGGCCGAGGCCAACGTCAACGTCGACATGATCGTGCAAAGTCAGGCGCGCACGGCGGGAACGGTGAACCTGACCTTCACCACCGGCCGCCGCGACGCGGTGCGGGCGGCCGAGCTGATGCGCGCGGCGAAGGAGCAGCTGTCGTTTGAGGAAATCCGCGTCGACGAGGACGTGGCCAAGGTTTCGGTCGTCGGCGTCGGCATGCGCAGCCACGCGGGCGTGGCCCAGACCATGTTCAAGGCGCTGGCCGACAAGGGCGTCAAGTTCCAGGCCATCTCGACTTCCGAGATCAAGATCAGCGTCCTGATCGACGCCGCCTATGCGGAACTGGCGGTGCGCGCACTACATTCGGCCTACGGCCTGGAAGCGGTCTAGGAAGCAACGGAAACGGCGCGTCTCTTGCGCTGAGGAACAGGAGCCAGGATGCCGGCGGGCGGAGCGATGACGAGGGGGCCGAGAAACCTCCTGCGCCAGATCCGCGAGGCGCTGGGCGGGGCCGGCGCGGGCGCGACTCCGGCGCAGGACCGGCTGAACATGGTGGTGCGGATCATCGCCCGCTCCATGGTCGCCGAAGTCTGCTCCATCTATCTGCGCAGGGCTTCGGGCGAGCTTGAGCTGTTCGCCACCGAAGGCCTGAACCCCGAGGCCGTGCACAACACCCGCCTGCGCCCAGGCGAAGGCCTGGTCGGCGAGGTCGCGCGGCTGGCCCAGCCGGTCAGCCTGTCGGATGCGCCGACGCACCCCAGCTTCTCCTATCGGCCGGAAACGGGCGAAGACCCCTATCACGCCTTCCTCGGCGCGCCGCTGCTGCGGGGCGGTCGGGCGATCGGCGTGCTGGTGGTGCAGAACCGCACCGAGCGCCGCTACGACGAGGACGAGGTCGAGGACATCCAGACCATCGCCATGGTGCTGGCCGAAACCGTCGCCTCCGGCGAGCTGCTGGGCCCCGACGAGCTGCGCGACGTGGAGCTGGCTCCCCATCGGCCCGAACGGCTACGCGGCCAACGGTTCGCCGAAGGCCTGGCTTATGGCCATGTCGTGCTGCACGAGGCGCCGCTGGCGCCCGAGCGGCTGCTGTCCGACGACCCGGCCATGGAAGAGGCCCGGCTGAAGCTGGGCCTGGCGGCGCTGAAGTCGGGTCTCGACGCCATGCTGGAGGGCGGCCAGGGTCTGGCTGGCCCGTCGTTCGAGGTGCTGGAAACCTATCGCATGTTCGCCGACGACCGGGGCTGGAACCGGTCGCTGGAGGAGGCGGTGCGCAACGGCCTTACCGCCGAGGCGGCCGTGGACCGCGTGCGCAACGAACACCGCGCCCGCTTCGCCCAAGCGCGCGACCCCTACATCCGCGAGCGGCTGCACGACTTCGAGGACTTGGCCAACCGCCTGTTGCGCGTGCTGGCGGGCGACAAGCCGGGCGAGCGTGAACTGCCGGACGATGCCATCCTGGTGGCGCGCAACCTGGGGCCGGCCGATCTGCTGGAATATCCGCGCGACAAGCTGAAGGGTCTGCTGCTGGAGGAAGGCTCGGCCGCCAGCCACGCCGCCATCGTCGCCCGCGCGCTGCAGATTCCCTGCGTCGGGCGCCTGGCCGGCCTGCGCGACCGGTTGTCCGAGAACGACATGGTCATCGCCGACGGCGAAACCGGCGAAGCCTATCTGCGGCCCCGACCCGACATGCTGGAGGCGGTGCAGTCGCGCATGGCCGTGCGGGACCAGCGCCGCGCCGAGTTCGCCCTGCTGCGCGACACCCCGGCCATGACGCTGGACGGCCAGCGGATCACCCTGTTGACCAACGCCGGTCTGGCCGTCGATCTGGAGAACCTAAACGAGACGGGCGCGGAGGGCATCGGCCTGTTCCGCACCGAGTTCCAGTTCATGGTCTCCGACGAACTGCCGCGGCTGGATGCGCAGACCGCGCTCTACCGGCTGGTTCTGGACTCCGCCGGCAGCCGCCCTGTCGTGTTCCGCACCCTGGACATCGGCGGCGACAAGGTGCTGCCCTATCTCGAAGCCGAGCGGGAGGAGAACCCGGCGCTCGGCCGCCGCGCCATTCGTCTGGGGCTGGACCGGCCCTCGCTGCTGCGGCTCCAGCTGCGGGCCCTGCTGACCGCCGCCGCCGGGCGAGAGCTGCGGGTCATGTTCCCGATGATCGCCACGGTGGACGAGTTCCGCGCCGCGCGCGAACTGGTCGACATCGAATGCGCCTGGGCTCGCCGTCGGGGCCGCGCCCTGCCGGCGCTGCTGCGCGTGGGCGCGATGATCGAGTGCCCTTCGGTGCTGTGGCACCTGGACGCCCTGCTGCCGCTGACGGACTTCGTCTCGATCGGCACCAACGACCTG
The genomic region above belongs to Brevundimonas sp. PAMC22021 and contains:
- the ubiG gene encoding bifunctional 2-polyprenyl-6-hydroxyphenol methylase/3-demethylubiquinol 3-O-methyltransferase UbiG codes for the protein MSASNGTATPRLPRPQEGFSASGEEIASGASIDPADVARFSAQAAEWWDARGPFAPLHRFNPARLKLIRDHAATRFGRDPKARSPFGGLSLIDIGCGGGLLAEPMRRMGFEVTAIDASSENIGTARAHAIQVGLDIRYRAATVEQMEADGAGPFDVVLAMEVIEHVADPEAFIRTCARLVKPGGMLMVMTLNRTLRSLLLGKVAAEYVLRWVPAGTHDWRQFLQPDEMRLMLSGEPLSVHGPYGLAYDPLSDRWSETDDAAVNYMMVALRD
- a CDS encoding aspartate kinase; the encoded protein is MTRPDSSPQTTSRLVMKFGGTSMGDLERIRRAARIVAAEAASGKKVAVVVSAMAGKTNELVAWTDGAGPSAVDGVLPDDEYDVVVASGEQVTSGLLALTLRNMGLNARSWMGWQVPILTDEAHGRARIVDIPGEALGAALDGGEIAVVPGFQGVTPGGRITTLGRGGSDTSAVAVAAALECPCDIYTDVDGVYTTDPRIESRARRLNKVSYEEMLEMASLGAKVLQTRSVELAMAKQVPVRVLSSFIEPDADGVMPDKGGTLICDEEEIVEKRIVSGVTMSRDEARITLLGLSDRVDAPADVFTRLAEANVNVDMIVQSQARTAGTVNLTFTTGRRDAVRAAELMRAAKEQLSFEEIRVDEDVAKVSVVGVGMRSHAGVAQTMFKALADKGVKFQAISTSEIKISVLIDAAYAELAVRALHSAYGLEAV
- a CDS encoding GNAT family N-acetyltransferase, which codes for MTDLIWRPMRLADVDAVVEIARLSFPDHPEDRFCFENRLGLYPEGGFVLAAGDGKACGYLIAYPWRADAAPPLNSCFERLPDDAALIYLHDLAIHPEARGGGTTAAIIERLADQARADAWPALALVAVNAAAPFWMRHGFEPRDPPGMAEKLATYGPDARYMVRLL
- the ptsP gene encoding phosphoenolpyruvate--protein phosphotransferase, with amino-acid sequence MPAGGAMTRGPRNLLRQIREALGGAGAGATPAQDRLNMVVRIIARSMVAEVCSIYLRRASGELELFATEGLNPEAVHNTRLRPGEGLVGEVARLAQPVSLSDAPTHPSFSYRPETGEDPYHAFLGAPLLRGGRAIGVLVVQNRTERRYDEDEVEDIQTIAMVLAETVASGELLGPDELRDVELAPHRPERLRGQRFAEGLAYGHVVLHEAPLAPERLLSDDPAMEEARLKLGLAALKSGLDAMLEGGQGLAGPSFEVLETYRMFADDRGWNRSLEEAVRNGLTAEAAVDRVRNEHRARFAQARDPYIRERLHDFEDLANRLLRVLAGDKPGERELPDDAILVARNLGPADLLEYPRDKLKGLLLEEGSAASHAAIVARALQIPCVGRLAGLRDRLSENDMVIADGETGEAYLRPRPDMLEAVQSRMAVRDQRRAEFALLRDTPAMTLDGQRITLLTNAGLAVDLENLNETGAEGIGLFRTEFQFMVSDELPRLDAQTALYRLVLDSAGSRPVVFRTLDIGGDKVLPYLEAEREENPALGRRAIRLGLDRPSLLRLQLRALLTAAAGRELRVMFPMIATVDEFRAARELVDIECAWARRRGRALPALLRVGAMIECPSVLWHLDALLPLTDFVSIGTNDLFQYMFAADRTNPLVSDRYDPLSPPALRALQTIQKACADTGTPVSICGELAGRPLEAFVLITLGFTRLSAPAGGVGPVKRMILSTDLSAARRGMNTLLGLSSSSIRGEIESLARKLNIAV
- a CDS encoding DUF1178 family protein; this translates as MIRYALRCDQAHGFEAWFGSSSDYDDQAARGLVECPFCGSHAVEKAIMSPAVGGTRTSADAPDVARKMQTMMMEAAREVRAHVEANFDYVGDRFACEARDIHEGRSEKRDIYGEATPVEVKKLKEDGVPVSALPAPPPEPEKLN